The following are from one region of the Rhipicephalus microplus isolate Deutch F79 chromosome 1, USDA_Rmic, whole genome shotgun sequence genome:
- the LOC119159752 gene encoding uncharacterized protein LOC119159752 isoform X1 → MKDPPPGACCASSAVDGQPGSSHQGALTGAAVPSGGGGFDDDYNEWELGIGDLIIDLDADIEKSNDPMASSSAAASPPVEHQATVDKGLKMKIKRKNLAKHEIVKAQDTGASPPPLAPLPSTKHSSSSVSSSSSSSSSSKSSGRSGSHKKKRIENGASPPRLQCSLGAPLPLPPPSLSPPPAPAVPPSSQALPTTPTVPPAPMEQTAANGVPSSPPEEGGSMPAGSATLPTPEEAASAAAAADATKRAIKMECPGSPAKVVAASTSVERKDSGVLCTSVGTITEPDCLGPCEPGTSVTLEGIVWQETEGGVLVVNVTWRGKTYVGTLLDCTRHDWAPPRFCESPTSDLDAKGGLPKGGRPKRARGDAEASARAAPVQGKLRNGKGRRFAVPCSPAKNEGRRRSKPPELELSPPDKKRARARSTPTPEAPCSPALILCPEPNCGKKYKHINGLRYHQSHAHGCGDAKGGEEETSDGGEECSRPPSPDLAPPAEEAPPAPAVVQVPAAATAATAVATTVAASTPTPTTPVSATSSPAPPMPPTSPVSVTVSIPTSQVFSFVPASVPRASTPPRPSVVCGPAAPCSPESPHVNVAPPSPAKVLATTVETPALHSDPNRPHKRPHKKSKSRKPDGNGSVVMQDEVGLEGAPPSLAESGPPQEQAPPHLEESVQSPAYSDISDDAAPLLEAAKDKEPPRTPSELYGVYPYFGQPPYLLPGVQAPEGKPVSIAGPGSSVDEDSKKDVVSRDKATKEVGSSRPQEGKKPDTDFPQFPPYSLCAASPFVQGAPAFSYDPYRVHIVDPPFKEDKGTTASSKEPTADKAPPPEKAPPPSRPSMTPRRPSPEPPPALTKDLECKEEPKPETKFGPYDSLYEQRLFYLRPDQAAPPPAPPAEIVPKEVVHPPKSVTHKPSRAPKEHKEKDTGGQKPTMETTGPPPPANYAYLHPSYLQSPFTPHMAFEPVYRSLSTPYGASPYLRFHVPPPEVPPQAPGPPVAPPQGPPKALEILHQVSQHYGNHKIHELQERAAPSPSPHVPGERPPKGGPPEKGPPSSRGVVGGEGSSSVVGPPPVVMGSAADLTKGVLGPGSAAMGPQGPGSLPPGVAVPPGGVTGAPSTATEGSSRSPPPQRHLHTHHHTHVGVGYPIYDPYGAMIASQQAAACAVAASSNLHPFVPK, encoded by the exons ATGAAAGACCCTCCCCCGGGGGCCTGCTGTGCGTCGTCGGCGGTGGATGGCCAGCCGGGCAGTAGCCACCAGGGGGCCTTGACCGGGGCGGCGGTGCCCTCTGGCGGCGGCGGCTTCGATGACGACTACAACGAGTGGGAGCTGGGCATTGGGGATCTCATCATCGACCTGGACGCCGACATAGAGAAGAGTAACGACCCCATGGCCTCCTCCTCGGCCGCGGCCTCCCCGCCCGTCGAGCACCAG GCAACCGTGGACAAGGGTCTTAAGATGAAGATCAAGCGGAAGAACTTGGCCAAGCACGAAATAGTAAAGGCGCAAGACACTGGTGCATCTCCACCACCTTTGGCACCACTGCCAAGCACGAAGCACtcgtcatcgtctgtgtcatcctcgtcgtcgtcatcatcgtcatccaaGAGCAGTGGCCGCAGTGGATCTCACAAGAAGAAGCGCATCGAAAACGGGGCTTCTCCACCACGCCTCCAGTGTTCTCTGGGAGCTCCCCTTCCTCTTCCTCCCCCATCTCTGTCCCCTCCTCCTGCCCCCGCTGTTCCTCCATCATCCCAGGCACTTCCAACCACCCCTACCGTTCCGCCCGCCCCCATGGAGCAGACGGCTGCAAACGGTGTGCCATCATCACCCCCAGAGGAAGGTGGCAGCATGCCTGCGGGCTCTGCGACCTTGCCAACACCAGAGGAAGCTGccagtgctgctgctgctgctgatgcaacAAAGCGAGCGATAAAG ATGGAGTGCCCAGGCAGTCCTGCAAAGGTTGTGGCGGCAAGTACCAGTGTAGAGCGAAAAGACAGCGGCGTGCTGTGCACGTCGGTGGGAACCATCACCGAGCCCGATTGTCTGGGGCCCTGTGAGCCCGGAACCAGTGTCACCCTCGAGGGCATTGTCTGGCAGGAGACTGAAGGCG GAGTGCTGGTGGTGAACGTGACATGGCGAGGCAAGACATACGTGGGCACCCTGCTGGACTGCACAAGGCACGACTGGGCCCCTCCACGGTTTTGTGAGTCTCCCACTAGCGACTTGGATGCTAAGGGTGGCCTCCCAAAGGGGGGACGTCCAAAGAGGGCTCGGGGTGACGCCGAAGCATCGGCCCGCGCAGCTCCTGTCCAGGGAAAGCTTCGCAACGGGAAAGGGCGCCGATTTGCAGTCCCCTGCAGTCCTGCCAAGAATGAGGGTCGCCGCAGGAGCAAGCCACCGGAGTTGGAGCTGAGTCCTCCTGACAAGAAGAGGGCCCGAGCGCGGAGTACACCTACTCCCGAGGCTCCCTGCTCCCCGGCCCTCATCCTGTGCCCGGAGCCCAACTGCGGCAAGAAGTACAAACACATCAACGGTCTGCGCTACCACCAAAGTCATGCGCATGGGTGTGGGGATGCAAAGGGGGGTGAGGAGGAGACGTCCGATGGGGGAGAAGAATGCAGCAGGCCACCCAGCCCCGATCTGGCACCTCCAGCAGAGGAAGCACCTCCTGCACCTGCAGTGGTCCAGGtgccagcagcagcaacagccgcTACAGCAGTTGCTACCACAGTTGCAGCATCTACACCGACACCAACAACACCAGTGTCAGCAACGTCCTCCCCCGCACCCCCCATGCCCCCCACTTCTCCCGTGTCTGTCACTGTCAGCATCCCAACATCGCAAGTGTTTTCATTTGTGCCTGCGAGTGTGCCACGAGCTTCCACACCCCCACGCCCTTCTGTTGTGTGTGGTCCCGCAGCCCCATGTTCCCCCGAGTCACCCCATGTGAATGTGGCACCTCCGAGTCCAGCGAAAGTGCTCGCAACGACTGTGGAGACTCCAGCTCTGCACTCGGACCCCAACCGGCCCCACAAGAGGCCTCACAAAAAAAGCAAGAGCCGCAAGCCAGACGGCAATGGCTCAGTGGTTATGCAGGATGAGGTCGGGTTAGAAGGTGCTCCGCCTTCCCTCGCTGAGTCTGGACCACCACAAGAGCAAGCCCCACCGCATCTAGAGGAGAGCGTTCAGAGTCCAGCGTATTCTGACATATCCGATGATGCTGCTCCTTTGTTAGAAGCAGCAAAGGATAAAGAGCCTCCTCGCACACCATCTGAACTCTATGGTGTGTACCCTTACTTTGGGCAGCCCCCATACCTTCTCCCTGGGGTGCAGGCACCCGAGGGAAAGCCTGTGTCTATAGCTGGACCAGGATCATCTGTTGATGAGGACTCTAAAAAGGATGTTGTCAGTCGAGACAAAGCAACCAAGGAAGTTGGCTCCTCCCGTCCCCAGGAAGGGAAGAAGCCAGACACAGACTTTCCTCAATTTCCTCCTTATTCCCTGTGCGCAGCTAGCCCCTTTGTTCAAGGTGCTCCAGCATTTTCTTACGACCCTTACCGTGTACATATAGTGGACCCGCCCTTCAAGGAGGACAAAGGCACCACTGCTTCGAGCAAGGAACCTACCGCAGATAAGGCCCCACCACCTGAGAAGGCTCCCCCACCATCGAGGCCATCCATGACACCCCGCCGACCTTCTCCCGAGCCACCCCCTGCATTGACCAAGGACCTTGAGTGCAAGGAGGAACCCAAGCCAGAGACCAAGTTCGGCCCCTATGATTCGCTGTATGAGCAGCGGTTATTCTATCTCCGCCCTGATCAGGCTGCACCCCCTCCTGCCCCTCCTGCAGAAATTGTTCCCAAGGAGGTTGTTCACCCTCCAAAGAGTGTGACGCACAAACCGTCACGCGCACCCAAAGAACACAAGGAGAAAGACACAGGTGGCCAGAAGCCCACCATGGAGACAACGGGACCGCCACCACCGGCCAACTACGCCTATTTGCATCCGAGCTACCTGCAATCGCCCTTCACACCACACATGGCCTTTGAGCCGGTGTACCGGAGCCTGTCTACACCATACGGAGCGTCTCCATACCTGCGCTTTCATGTTCCTCCCCCCGAGGTTCCTCCGCAAGCACCAGGACCTCCTGTAGCACCGCCACAGGGACCGCCAAAGGCACTTGAAATCCTTCACCAAGTGTCCCAGCACTATGG AAACCACAAGATACACGAGCTGCAGGAGCGTGCAGCTCCTTCGCCATCTCCACATGTCCCAGGGGAACGCCCTCCGAAAGGGGGTCCTCCGGAGAAAGGTCCTCCATCATCGCGGGGTGTAGTTGGAGGGGAGGGGTCATCCTCGGTCGTGGGACCGCCTCCCGTTGTGATGGGGAGTGCTGCTGACCTGACCAAGGGTGTGCTCGGTCCGGGCTCTGCAGCCATGGGTCCGCAAGGCCCCGGCAGCCTACCGCCGGGAGTGGCTGTACCTCCTGGTGGTGTGACGGGTGCACCGAGCACTGCCACTGAGGGGTCTTCCCGATCACCTCCACCCCAGAGGCACCTTCACACGCATCACCACACCCATGTGGGAGTGGGGTATCCCATTTACGACCCATATGGAG CCATGATAGCAAGCCAGCAGGCAGCTGCGTGCGCCGTGGCAGCCTCATCAAACCTGCACCCGTTTGTGCCCAAGTGA
- the LOC119159752 gene encoding uncharacterized protein LOC119159752 isoform X4, with protein MKIKRKNLAKHEIVKAQDTGASPPPLAPLPSTKHSSSSVSSSSSSSSSSKSSGRSGSHKKKRIENGASPPRLQCSLGAPLPLPPPSLSPPPAPAVPPSSQALPTTPTVPPAPMEQTAANGVPSSPPEEGGSMPAGSATLPTPEEAASAAAAADATKRAIKMECPGSPAKVVAASTSVERKDSGVLCTSVGTITEPDCLGPCEPGTSVTLEGIVWQETEGGVLVVNVTWRGKTYVGTLLDCTRHDWAPPRFCESPTSDLDAKGGLPKGGRPKRARGDAEASARAAPVQGKLRNGKGRRFAVPCSPAKNEGRRRSKPPELELSPPDKKRARARSTPTPEAPCSPALILCPEPNCGKKYKHINGLRYHQSHAHGCGDAKGGEEETSDGGEECSRPPSPDLAPPAEEAPPAPAVVQVPAAATAATAVATTVAASTPTPTTPVSATSSPAPPMPPTSPVSVTVSIPTSQVFSFVPASVPRASTPPRPSVVCGPAAPCSPESPHVNVAPPSPAKVLATTVETPALHSDPNRPHKRPHKKSKSRKPDGNGSVVMQDEVGLEGAPPSLAESGPPQEQAPPHLEESVQSPAYSDISDDAAPLLEAAKDKEPPRTPSELYGVYPYFGQPPYLLPGVQAPEGKPVSIAGPGSSVDEDSKKDVVSRDKATKEVGSSRPQEGKKPDTDFPQFPPYSLCAASPFVQGAPAFSYDPYRVHIVDPPFKEDKGTTASSKEPTADKAPPPEKAPPPSRPSMTPRRPSPEPPPALTKDLECKEEPKPETKFGPYDSLYEQRLFYLRPDQAAPPPAPPAEIVPKEVVHPPKSVTHKPSRAPKEHKEKDTGGQKPTMETTGPPPPANYAYLHPSYLQSPFTPHMAFEPVYRSLSTPYGASPYLRFHVPPPEVPPQAPGPPVAPPQGPPKALEILHQVSQHYGNHKIHELQERAAPSPSPHVPGERPPKGGPPEKGPPSSRGVVGGEGSSSVVGPPPVVMGSAADLTKGVLGPGSAAMGPQGPGSLPPGVAVPPGGVTGAPSTATEGSSRSPPPQRHLHTHHHTHVGVGYPIYDPYGAMIASQQAAACAVAASSNLHPFVPK; from the exons ATGAAGATCAAGCGGAAGAACTTGGCCAAGCACGAAATAGTAAAGGCGCAAGACACTGGTGCATCTCCACCACCTTTGGCACCACTGCCAAGCACGAAGCACtcgtcatcgtctgtgtcatcctcgtcgtcgtcatcatcgtcatccaaGAGCAGTGGCCGCAGTGGATCTCACAAGAAGAAGCGCATCGAAAACGGGGCTTCTCCACCACGCCTCCAGTGTTCTCTGGGAGCTCCCCTTCCTCTTCCTCCCCCATCTCTGTCCCCTCCTCCTGCCCCCGCTGTTCCTCCATCATCCCAGGCACTTCCAACCACCCCTACCGTTCCGCCCGCCCCCATGGAGCAGACGGCTGCAAACGGTGTGCCATCATCACCCCCAGAGGAAGGTGGCAGCATGCCTGCGGGCTCTGCGACCTTGCCAACACCAGAGGAAGCTGccagtgctgctgctgctgctgatgcaacAAAGCGAGCGATAAAG ATGGAGTGCCCAGGCAGTCCTGCAAAGGTTGTGGCGGCAAGTACCAGTGTAGAGCGAAAAGACAGCGGCGTGCTGTGCACGTCGGTGGGAACCATCACCGAGCCCGATTGTCTGGGGCCCTGTGAGCCCGGAACCAGTGTCACCCTCGAGGGCATTGTCTGGCAGGAGACTGAAGGCG GAGTGCTGGTGGTGAACGTGACATGGCGAGGCAAGACATACGTGGGCACCCTGCTGGACTGCACAAGGCACGACTGGGCCCCTCCACGGTTTTGTGAGTCTCCCACTAGCGACTTGGATGCTAAGGGTGGCCTCCCAAAGGGGGGACGTCCAAAGAGGGCTCGGGGTGACGCCGAAGCATCGGCCCGCGCAGCTCCTGTCCAGGGAAAGCTTCGCAACGGGAAAGGGCGCCGATTTGCAGTCCCCTGCAGTCCTGCCAAGAATGAGGGTCGCCGCAGGAGCAAGCCACCGGAGTTGGAGCTGAGTCCTCCTGACAAGAAGAGGGCCCGAGCGCGGAGTACACCTACTCCCGAGGCTCCCTGCTCCCCGGCCCTCATCCTGTGCCCGGAGCCCAACTGCGGCAAGAAGTACAAACACATCAACGGTCTGCGCTACCACCAAAGTCATGCGCATGGGTGTGGGGATGCAAAGGGGGGTGAGGAGGAGACGTCCGATGGGGGAGAAGAATGCAGCAGGCCACCCAGCCCCGATCTGGCACCTCCAGCAGAGGAAGCACCTCCTGCACCTGCAGTGGTCCAGGtgccagcagcagcaacagccgcTACAGCAGTTGCTACCACAGTTGCAGCATCTACACCGACACCAACAACACCAGTGTCAGCAACGTCCTCCCCCGCACCCCCCATGCCCCCCACTTCTCCCGTGTCTGTCACTGTCAGCATCCCAACATCGCAAGTGTTTTCATTTGTGCCTGCGAGTGTGCCACGAGCTTCCACACCCCCACGCCCTTCTGTTGTGTGTGGTCCCGCAGCCCCATGTTCCCCCGAGTCACCCCATGTGAATGTGGCACCTCCGAGTCCAGCGAAAGTGCTCGCAACGACTGTGGAGACTCCAGCTCTGCACTCGGACCCCAACCGGCCCCACAAGAGGCCTCACAAAAAAAGCAAGAGCCGCAAGCCAGACGGCAATGGCTCAGTGGTTATGCAGGATGAGGTCGGGTTAGAAGGTGCTCCGCCTTCCCTCGCTGAGTCTGGACCACCACAAGAGCAAGCCCCACCGCATCTAGAGGAGAGCGTTCAGAGTCCAGCGTATTCTGACATATCCGATGATGCTGCTCCTTTGTTAGAAGCAGCAAAGGATAAAGAGCCTCCTCGCACACCATCTGAACTCTATGGTGTGTACCCTTACTTTGGGCAGCCCCCATACCTTCTCCCTGGGGTGCAGGCACCCGAGGGAAAGCCTGTGTCTATAGCTGGACCAGGATCATCTGTTGATGAGGACTCTAAAAAGGATGTTGTCAGTCGAGACAAAGCAACCAAGGAAGTTGGCTCCTCCCGTCCCCAGGAAGGGAAGAAGCCAGACACAGACTTTCCTCAATTTCCTCCTTATTCCCTGTGCGCAGCTAGCCCCTTTGTTCAAGGTGCTCCAGCATTTTCTTACGACCCTTACCGTGTACATATAGTGGACCCGCCCTTCAAGGAGGACAAAGGCACCACTGCTTCGAGCAAGGAACCTACCGCAGATAAGGCCCCACCACCTGAGAAGGCTCCCCCACCATCGAGGCCATCCATGACACCCCGCCGACCTTCTCCCGAGCCACCCCCTGCATTGACCAAGGACCTTGAGTGCAAGGAGGAACCCAAGCCAGAGACCAAGTTCGGCCCCTATGATTCGCTGTATGAGCAGCGGTTATTCTATCTCCGCCCTGATCAGGCTGCACCCCCTCCTGCCCCTCCTGCAGAAATTGTTCCCAAGGAGGTTGTTCACCCTCCAAAGAGTGTGACGCACAAACCGTCACGCGCACCCAAAGAACACAAGGAGAAAGACACAGGTGGCCAGAAGCCCACCATGGAGACAACGGGACCGCCACCACCGGCCAACTACGCCTATTTGCATCCGAGCTACCTGCAATCGCCCTTCACACCACACATGGCCTTTGAGCCGGTGTACCGGAGCCTGTCTACACCATACGGAGCGTCTCCATACCTGCGCTTTCATGTTCCTCCCCCCGAGGTTCCTCCGCAAGCACCAGGACCTCCTGTAGCACCGCCACAGGGACCGCCAAAGGCACTTGAAATCCTTCACCAAGTGTCCCAGCACTATGG AAACCACAAGATACACGAGCTGCAGGAGCGTGCAGCTCCTTCGCCATCTCCACATGTCCCAGGGGAACGCCCTCCGAAAGGGGGTCCTCCGGAGAAAGGTCCTCCATCATCGCGGGGTGTAGTTGGAGGGGAGGGGTCATCCTCGGTCGTGGGACCGCCTCCCGTTGTGATGGGGAGTGCTGCTGACCTGACCAAGGGTGTGCTCGGTCCGGGCTCTGCAGCCATGGGTCCGCAAGGCCCCGGCAGCCTACCGCCGGGAGTGGCTGTACCTCCTGGTGGTGTGACGGGTGCACCGAGCACTGCCACTGAGGGGTCTTCCCGATCACCTCCACCCCAGAGGCACCTTCACACGCATCACCACACCCATGTGGGAGTGGGGTATCCCATTTACGACCCATATGGAG CCATGATAGCAAGCCAGCAGGCAGCTGCGTGCGCCGTGGCAGCCTCATCAAACCTGCACCCGTTTGTGCCCAAGTGA
- the LOC119159752 gene encoding uncharacterized protein LOC119159752 isoform X3, which translates to MKDPPPGACCASSAVDGQPGSSHQGALTGAAVPSGGGGFDDDYNEWELGIGDLIIDLDADIEKSNDPMASSSAAASPPVEHQATVDKGLKMKIKRKNLAKHEIVKAQDTGASPPPLAPLPSTKHSSSSVSSSSSSSSSSKSSGRSGSHKKKRIENGASPPRLQCSLGAPLPLPPPSLSPPPAPAVPPSSQALPTTPTVPPAPMEQTAANGVPSSPPEEGGSMPAGSATLPTPEEAASAAAAADATKRAIKMECPGSPAKVVAASTSVERKDSGVLCTSVGTITEPDCLGPCEPGTSVTLEGIVWQETEGGVLVVNVTWRGKTYVGTLLDCTRHDWAPPRFSPVQGKLRNGKGRRFAVPCSPAKNEGRRRSKPPELELSPPDKKRARARSTPTPEAPCSPALILCPEPNCGKKYKHINGLRYHQSHAHGCGDAKGGEEETSDGGEECSRPPSPDLAPPAEEAPPAPAVVQVPAAATAATAVATTVAASTPTPTTPVSATSSPAPPMPPTSPVSVTVSIPTSQVFSFVPASVPRASTPPRPSVVCGPAAPCSPESPHVNVAPPSPAKVLATTVETPALHSDPNRPHKRPHKKSKSRKPDGNGSVVMQDEVGLEGAPPSLAESGPPQEQAPPHLEESVQSPAYSDISDDAAPLLEAAKDKEPPRTPSELYGVYPYFGQPPYLLPGVQAPEGKPVSIAGPGSSVDEDSKKDVVSRDKATKEVGSSRPQEGKKPDTDFPQFPPYSLCAASPFVQGAPAFSYDPYRVHIVDPPFKEDKGTTASSKEPTADKAPPPEKAPPPSRPSMTPRRPSPEPPPALTKDLECKEEPKPETKFGPYDSLYEQRLFYLRPDQAAPPPAPPAEIVPKEVVHPPKSVTHKPSRAPKEHKEKDTGGQKPTMETTGPPPPANYAYLHPSYLQSPFTPHMAFEPVYRSLSTPYGASPYLRFHVPPPEVPPQAPGPPVAPPQGPPKALEILHQVSQHYGNHKIHELQERAAPSPSPHVPGERPPKGGPPEKGPPSSRGVVGGEGSSSVVGPPPVVMGSAADLTKGVLGPGSAAMGPQGPGSLPPGVAVPPGGVTGAPSTATEGSSRSPPPQRHLHTHHHTHVGVGYPIYDPYGAMIASQQAAACAVAASSNLHPFVPK; encoded by the exons ATGAAAGACCCTCCCCCGGGGGCCTGCTGTGCGTCGTCGGCGGTGGATGGCCAGCCGGGCAGTAGCCACCAGGGGGCCTTGACCGGGGCGGCGGTGCCCTCTGGCGGCGGCGGCTTCGATGACGACTACAACGAGTGGGAGCTGGGCATTGGGGATCTCATCATCGACCTGGACGCCGACATAGAGAAGAGTAACGACCCCATGGCCTCCTCCTCGGCCGCGGCCTCCCCGCCCGTCGAGCACCAG GCAACCGTGGACAAGGGTCTTAAGATGAAGATCAAGCGGAAGAACTTGGCCAAGCACGAAATAGTAAAGGCGCAAGACACTGGTGCATCTCCACCACCTTTGGCACCACTGCCAAGCACGAAGCACtcgtcatcgtctgtgtcatcctcgtcgtcgtcatcatcgtcatccaaGAGCAGTGGCCGCAGTGGATCTCACAAGAAGAAGCGCATCGAAAACGGGGCTTCTCCACCACGCCTCCAGTGTTCTCTGGGAGCTCCCCTTCCTCTTCCTCCCCCATCTCTGTCCCCTCCTCCTGCCCCCGCTGTTCCTCCATCATCCCAGGCACTTCCAACCACCCCTACCGTTCCGCCCGCCCCCATGGAGCAGACGGCTGCAAACGGTGTGCCATCATCACCCCCAGAGGAAGGTGGCAGCATGCCTGCGGGCTCTGCGACCTTGCCAACACCAGAGGAAGCTGccagtgctgctgctgctgctgatgcaacAAAGCGAGCGATAAAG ATGGAGTGCCCAGGCAGTCCTGCAAAGGTTGTGGCGGCAAGTACCAGTGTAGAGCGAAAAGACAGCGGCGTGCTGTGCACGTCGGTGGGAACCATCACCGAGCCCGATTGTCTGGGGCCCTGTGAGCCCGGAACCAGTGTCACCCTCGAGGGCATTGTCTGGCAGGAGACTGAAGGCG GAGTGCTGGTGGTGAACGTGACATGGCGAGGCAAGACATACGTGGGCACCCTGCTGGACTGCACAAGGCACGACTGGGCCCCTCCACGGTTTT CTCCTGTCCAGGGAAAGCTTCGCAACGGGAAAGGGCGCCGATTTGCAGTCCCCTGCAGTCCTGCCAAGAATGAGGGTCGCCGCAGGAGCAAGCCACCGGAGTTGGAGCTGAGTCCTCCTGACAAGAAGAGGGCCCGAGCGCGGAGTACACCTACTCCCGAGGCTCCCTGCTCCCCGGCCCTCATCCTGTGCCCGGAGCCCAACTGCGGCAAGAAGTACAAACACATCAACGGTCTGCGCTACCACCAAAGTCATGCGCATGGGTGTGGGGATGCAAAGGGGGGTGAGGAGGAGACGTCCGATGGGGGAGAAGAATGCAGCAGGCCACCCAGCCCCGATCTGGCACCTCCAGCAGAGGAAGCACCTCCTGCACCTGCAGTGGTCCAGGtgccagcagcagcaacagccgcTACAGCAGTTGCTACCACAGTTGCAGCATCTACACCGACACCAACAACACCAGTGTCAGCAACGTCCTCCCCCGCACCCCCCATGCCCCCCACTTCTCCCGTGTCTGTCACTGTCAGCATCCCAACATCGCAAGTGTTTTCATTTGTGCCTGCGAGTGTGCCACGAGCTTCCACACCCCCACGCCCTTCTGTTGTGTGTGGTCCCGCAGCCCCATGTTCCCCCGAGTCACCCCATGTGAATGTGGCACCTCCGAGTCCAGCGAAAGTGCTCGCAACGACTGTGGAGACTCCAGCTCTGCACTCGGACCCCAACCGGCCCCACAAGAGGCCTCACAAAAAAAGCAAGAGCCGCAAGCCAGACGGCAATGGCTCAGTGGTTATGCAGGATGAGGTCGGGTTAGAAGGTGCTCCGCCTTCCCTCGCTGAGTCTGGACCACCACAAGAGCAAGCCCCACCGCATCTAGAGGAGAGCGTTCAGAGTCCAGCGTATTCTGACATATCCGATGATGCTGCTCCTTTGTTAGAAGCAGCAAAGGATAAAGAGCCTCCTCGCACACCATCTGAACTCTATGGTGTGTACCCTTACTTTGGGCAGCCCCCATACCTTCTCCCTGGGGTGCAGGCACCCGAGGGAAAGCCTGTGTCTATAGCTGGACCAGGATCATCTGTTGATGAGGACTCTAAAAAGGATGTTGTCAGTCGAGACAAAGCAACCAAGGAAGTTGGCTCCTCCCGTCCCCAGGAAGGGAAGAAGCCAGACACAGACTTTCCTCAATTTCCTCCTTATTCCCTGTGCGCAGCTAGCCCCTTTGTTCAAGGTGCTCCAGCATTTTCTTACGACCCTTACCGTGTACATATAGTGGACCCGCCCTTCAAGGAGGACAAAGGCACCACTGCTTCGAGCAAGGAACCTACCGCAGATAAGGCCCCACCACCTGAGAAGGCTCCCCCACCATCGAGGCCATCCATGACACCCCGCCGACCTTCTCCCGAGCCACCCCCTGCATTGACCAAGGACCTTGAGTGCAAGGAGGAACCCAAGCCAGAGACCAAGTTCGGCCCCTATGATTCGCTGTATGAGCAGCGGTTATTCTATCTCCGCCCTGATCAGGCTGCACCCCCTCCTGCCCCTCCTGCAGAAATTGTTCCCAAGGAGGTTGTTCACCCTCCAAAGAGTGTGACGCACAAACCGTCACGCGCACCCAAAGAACACAAGGAGAAAGACACAGGTGGCCAGAAGCCCACCATGGAGACAACGGGACCGCCACCACCGGCCAACTACGCCTATTTGCATCCGAGCTACCTGCAATCGCCCTTCACACCACACATGGCCTTTGAGCCGGTGTACCGGAGCCTGTCTACACCATACGGAGCGTCTCCATACCTGCGCTTTCATGTTCCTCCCCCCGAGGTTCCTCCGCAAGCACCAGGACCTCCTGTAGCACCGCCACAGGGACCGCCAAAGGCACTTGAAATCCTTCACCAAGTGTCCCAGCACTATGG AAACCACAAGATACACGAGCTGCAGGAGCGTGCAGCTCCTTCGCCATCTCCACATGTCCCAGGGGAACGCCCTCCGAAAGGGGGTCCTCCGGAGAAAGGTCCTCCATCATCGCGGGGTGTAGTTGGAGGGGAGGGGTCATCCTCGGTCGTGGGACCGCCTCCCGTTGTGATGGGGAGTGCTGCTGACCTGACCAAGGGTGTGCTCGGTCCGGGCTCTGCAGCCATGGGTCCGCAAGGCCCCGGCAGCCTACCGCCGGGAGTGGCTGTACCTCCTGGTGGTGTGACGGGTGCACCGAGCACTGCCACTGAGGGGTCTTCCCGATCACCTCCACCCCAGAGGCACCTTCACACGCATCACCACACCCATGTGGGAGTGGGGTATCCCATTTACGACCCATATGGAG CCATGATAGCAAGCCAGCAGGCAGCTGCGTGCGCCGTGGCAGCCTCATCAAACCTGCACCCGTTTGTGCCCAAGTGA